One Pseudomonas sp. MM213 genomic window, ACGATCTGGAAGGCCGTGGCAAGCTGGATCGCGCCATCGAGTTCCTGCCGTCGGAAGACGCGATCAACGAACGCCTCGCGGAAGGCCATGGCCTGACCCGTGCCGAGCTGTCGGTGCTGATCTCCTACAGCAAGATCGACCTCAAGGCGCAGTTGCTGGACTCCCGTGTACCGGACGACGACTACCTGACCCGCGACATGGAAACCGCTTTCCCGCCGACACTGGTGAGCAAGTTCTCCGAGGCCATGCGTCGTCACCGTCTGAAGCGCGAGATCGTCAGCACCCAGATCGCCAACGATCTGGTGAACCACATGGGCATCACCTTCGTTCAGCGACTCAAAGAGTCGACCGGCATGAGCCCGGCGAACGTGGCCGGTGCGTACGTGATCGTGCGTGACATCTTCCACCTCCCGCACTGGTTCCGTCAGATCGAAGCCCTGGATTACCAGGTTTCCGCTGACGTGCAACTGGAGCTGATGGACGAGCTGATGCGTCTGGGCCGTCGCGCTACGCGCTGGTTCCTGCGTGCCCGCCGCAACGAGCAGAACGCTGCCCGTGACGTTGCACACTTCGGTCCGCACCTGAAGGAGTTGGGTCTCAAGCTCGACGAACTGCTGAGCGGCGAGATCCACGAAAACTGGCAGTCCCGTTATCAGGCGTACGTCGAAGCCGGTGTGCCGGAGTTGCTGGCGCGCATGGTGGCTGGTACTTCGCACCTGTACACGCTGCTGCCGATCATCGAGGCCTCCGACGTGACCGGCCAGAACCCTGCGGACGTGGCCAAGGCCTACTTCGCCGTGGGCAGTGCGCTGGACGTCACCTGGTACCTGCAACAGATCAGTGCTCTGCCGGTTGAAAACAACTGGCAGGCCCTGGCCCGTGAAGCGTTCCGCGATGACGTCGACTGGCAGCAACGTGCGATCACCATCTCTGTCCTGCAACAGGGCGGCGGCACTCAGGATGTGGAAACACGCCTGGCGCTGTGGATGGAAGAGAACGAAAGCATGATCGAACGCTGGCGTGCCATGCTGGTGGAAATCCGTGCAGCGAGCGGTACTGACTACGCGATGTATGCGGTAGCCAACCGTGAGTTGCTGGACCTGGCGTTGAGCGGGCAAGCGGTGGTGCCTGCCGCCGCTGTCACCGCCAGTGCCGAGCTGGAACCGGCGGCCTGATCAGTCGCTGAATGAAAAAGGCCCCGCATTGAGAGATGCGGGGCTTTTTTTTGTTTGAATGTTTTGTGGTGTTTGAGCGGGCCCCATCGCCAGCAAGCCGGCTCCTACATGTTTCGCGTCGTCCACATATTCTGTGCTCGACACAAAACCTGTAGGAGCCGGCTTGCTGGCGATGGGGCCATCTGCCTCAATACAACTTCCAGCCAGCTTTATTATCGATCATCGACACTTTATCTGTCGGCCCGGTCAATAAATTACTGAGCGACTGGTCAAACTTCTGCAATGCCCGAACTTGCACATTCTGCTGTTCATTAATATCCGCCACGATCTCTTCGCTGCGTTTATAGTCCGCCCACACCGGGCTCAATGCTTTGGCGTCATGCCCTTGTGCAGTCCCGATGTAATTGAAGTTGGTATCATAAAAATCCGCACTTACATCGGCCTTGATATCCGAGCTGCGTGAGGTGATCAATTGGCTGCGGGTGTCGACAATCGCGACCACGTCCGGTTTCGCCGCCCTGAGGCTTTGCATGTCCGGGTACACCGTGACCGAGCCGAACTGGCGCTGCAACGAGGCCTTGACCCAATCCACCGCCAGGTCGGGTTTGGAGGTGGCGACGTAGGCATCGTGAATCGGTTGTACCAGCAGATTCTGGCCGAAACCGGTGCCGGCATTGGCCTGATAGTCCTGCAGGTAGGCGCGGTTAGTCTGGGTGTTGCGGCTGTAGACGATGCCCAGCGAGACCTGTCCGCCGCTGGCGACATGGGTGGCGTTGCTGCGGCCGACGGGTGCGCTGAAGATACCGTCGAGTGAAGAAACTGCCGTCGGTGCAGTGGGAATTGAGCAGCCGGTTAAAACAGCGGCAAACGACAAGGTGCTGACAAGTGCAAGTTTCATGGGTGTCTCTCCAGTGAAACAACTTGAGTCGGAAGTTAAAGTTGCCGGTGTCGGCAGTGACTTCAGACTAAACCTGTGGCGGCTGAATGAAATAGCCAATTCATGAACTTGTCAGGTGGCCAATAGTATTGTTTGGTTTAAAAGTTGTCGGTTAATTGCGTCAGGCAATAAAAAGGCCCGAACTTTCGATTCGGGCCTGTTTATTTATGGCTGTACGTTCAGCTATCAGTTTTCCAATGGGATCAGCACTTTCTCGTCGGGGGACAACACCATGAACACCAGGAGTTTGGCCGGCTTGGTTGCGCTGGCATTTTTCGAGACCAGATGCTCCGAACCGGCGGCTTCATACCAGTACTCGCCAGCCTTGTAGGTTTTCGGTTGCTCGCCTTTCACCTGGGAAGTGATCGAGCCCGAAATCACATACGCCATTGCGGTGCCTTCGTGCTTGTGGGCGATGGAGGACTGGCCCGGCTTGTAGTCGACTTCGATCATCAGCGCCTTTTTGCCCGGGACGTTCTTCAGTACTTCATCTTGCAGAATCGTGACTTTTTCCGAAGGGTCGTGGGCGAATGCCGAGGCAGAAACGCTCAGGGCGAGGACGGCAAGCGGGGTGGCCAATAAACGCAAAACTTTCATGATTCATCACCTGCGGGGGGTTAGTTGTCGCAAACAACGTTAGTCCGCCAGTGACCGCAATCAAACAGCCAATTCAGCAGAAGGTCAGGGGACCAATCCGGATTTACGCAAGGCAATGCAAAACCTGTAGGAGCCGGCTTGCCGGCGATAGCATCACCGCAGTGCATCAGGCACACCGCGGTGAATGGAACGCCTGTAGGAGCCGGCTTGCTGGCGATAGCATCACCGCGGTGCATCAGGTACACCGCGGTGATGCTATCGCCAGCAAGCCGGCTCCTACAGGGGGGTGTTTAACGGATCGGGAAGCTGTTGAAGTCCACGGCGTTCGCCAATTGGCAATCGATCAGGTCGATGAAACCTTGCGCCTGTGGGGTGTTGAAATGCGATTGCATGGCCGCTTCCGATTGCCAGCGGGCGCTGACGTTCCAGCGGTTGCTGTCCTCGGGGCAGCGGTCGACCATATAGGATTCGCAGCCCGGTTGTTCACGCAGGGTTTCGACAATCTTTTGCAGTTGCTTACCCAGTTCGTCCGAGCGGCCGGCTGCGGCCTGCACCTTTACGGTGTTGATCACTTCGTTGGACATTGCTCACACTCCTGAATCAGGCCGGACGAATCCTGCTCATTGAGGGATAACGCTTACGAGGATAGGCCTGCACTTGCGGACCGCCAATAGCCAATTGCCGGATAAAAACCCAGACCAATCGCTCAGGCGATTTGCTGAAAAATGTCACGCAAGCGGTCCAGCGCGGTGTCGATGTCCAGGGTTTCGATGGCACCAAACCCCATGAGAAGCCCAGCCTGCGGGGCCCGCTGGTAGTAAAAGGTGTCGATGGAATACAGCCCGACTTCGACCTTTTTCGCCAGTTCGATCAGCAATGGCATATCGATAGGCACTTTGCACATAAGCACCATGTGAAAACCTGCCGTACTCGGGATCGCTTCGAGCCAGGGAGACAGGTCACCAGCGATACGCGTGAGGATGCGTTCGCGACGCCCGGCGTAGATCGTATGACAGCGCCGGATGTGCTTGAGCAGGCAGCCTTCGGCAATGAATTTGGCCAGTGCCCATTGGGGCAGGGTGGAGGTGTGCAGGTCGGTGAGTTGCTTGGCGCGGATCACCGCTTCGAGAATCGCCGGCGGCAAAATCGCGTAGCCGAGGCGCAGTTCCGGCAGCAGGGTTTTCGAAAAGGTCCCGACGTAGGCGACGATCCCGCGCTCATCCATGCTTTGCAGCGAGTCGGTGGGCCGGCCTTCGTAGCGGAATTCGCTGTCGTAATCGTCCTCGATGATGATCGCGCCCAACTCGTAGGCGCGCTCCAGCAGCGCCACGCGACGTGCCTGGCTCATCGGCATGCCGAGCGGAAACTGGTGGGACGGCGTGACATAAATCAGCCGGGTGCCAAGGGGGATTTGGTCGACCTGGATGCCGTCTGCGTCGACCGGTACGCCGATCACCGTGGCGCCGTGGCTGCCGAACAGCAGGTGCGCGGGCGGGTAACCGGGGTCTTCCATGGCGACGATGCTGCCGGGGCGCGTGATCACGCGGGAGATCAGGTCCAGCGCTTGTTGCGCACCGTTGCACACCACCACGTCTTCGTCCTGGCAATTCACCCCACGGGAAAACGCGATGTGCCGGGCGATCGCATTGCGCAGCGACGGCAGGCCTTCAGGCAAGCTGTAGAAGCCCTTGGAACCGGACATCTGACGCAGCGCGTGGGAGGTGCAGCGCCGCCAATCGTCCTGCGGAAACTGGCCCTTGCTGGTAGCGCCACCGATGAAGTCATAACGCAGCGAGCCTTCCAGCGTCGGATGACGCAAAAACACCGGCAAATTGCGCCACGACTCGATGACTTCGGCACTCGCCAACTGCGAATGGCTTTGCTTGGGTTGCGCTTTGGCCGTCCGGGCATTGACGTAGGTGCCTTTGCCGATCACCCCGGTCAGGAAGTTTTCATAGGTCAGTTGTGCGTACGTGTCGGAAATGGTCTTGCGCGAGATGCCCAGCTGTTCGGCCAGCAGACGGCTGGGCGGTAATTGCGTCCCGGCTGCCAGACGACCGGATTCGATGGCGCTGCGCAGTTGGTTGTACAACTGGCCTGCCAGGTCCTTGCGGCCGTTGATGACAACATGAAGTTCCATACCGGCGGGGCTCCTGGGCGGTTAAGGCGCGTGTGCGTCGGGCCAGATTACGCGCAAGCGTCGCCGTGCAGAAGTTGCGTGGGGGAAAAACCGCGGATTGGTCTGCTCGGAGTGGTCCACCGGTATTTCGCGCAATTGGATCTGTAACGCCGGCGCATCAGCGCTTACCGTGAAAACATCTATCAATCCACGAGGCACGCCATGACTTCCCGTCTGGATTACTACAGCGCGTCGCCCAAAGCGATGAAAGCGATGATCGCCATGGAGGCGCTGACCAGCAACCTGAGCATCGAGCCGGCGCTGCTGCACCTGATCAAGATCCGCGCCTCGCAGCTCAACGGCTGCGCCTTCTGCACCGACATGCACTCGGTGGACGCGCGACGCCTCGGCGAGACCGACCGGCGTCTGTATTCGATTGTGGTCTGGCGCGACAGCGG contains:
- a CDS encoding ATPase, whose protein sequence is MKLALVSTLSFAAVLTGCSIPTAPTAVSSLDGIFSAPVGRSNATHVASGGQVSLGIVYSRNTQTNRAYLQDYQANAGTGFGQNLLVQPIHDAYVATSKPDLAVDWVKASLQRQFGSVTVYPDMQSLRAAKPDVVAIVDTRSQLITSRSSDIKADVSADFYDTNFNYIGTAQGHDAKALSPVWADYKRSEEIVADINEQQNVQVRALQKFDQSLSNLLTGPTDKVSMIDNKAGWKLY
- a CDS encoding cupin domain-containing protein, with amino-acid sequence MKVLRLLATPLAVLALSVSASAFAHDPSEKVTILQDEVLKNVPGKKALMIEVDYKPGQSSIAHKHEGTAMAYVISGSITSQVKGEQPKTYKAGEYWYEAAGSEHLVSKNASATKPAKLLVFMVLSPDEKVLIPLEN
- a CDS encoding putative quinol monooxygenase, translating into MSNEVINTVKVQAAAGRSDELGKQLQKIVETLREQPGCESYMVDRCPEDSNRWNVSARWQSEAAMQSHFNTPQAQGFIDLIDCQLANAVDFNSFPIR
- the pdxR gene encoding MocR-like pyridoxine biosynthesis transcription factor PdxR produces the protein MELHVVINGRKDLAGQLYNQLRSAIESGRLAAGTQLPPSRLLAEQLGISRKTISDTYAQLTYENFLTGVIGKGTYVNARTAKAQPKQSHSQLASAEVIESWRNLPVFLRHPTLEGSLRYDFIGGATSKGQFPQDDWRRCTSHALRQMSGSKGFYSLPEGLPSLRNAIARHIAFSRGVNCQDEDVVVCNGAQQALDLISRVITRPGSIVAMEDPGYPPAHLLFGSHGATVIGVPVDADGIQVDQIPLGTRLIYVTPSHQFPLGMPMSQARRVALLERAYELGAIIIEDDYDSEFRYEGRPTDSLQSMDERGIVAYVGTFSKTLLPELRLGYAILPPAILEAVIRAKQLTDLHTSTLPQWALAKFIAEGCLLKHIRRCHTIYAGRRERILTRIAGDLSPWLEAIPSTAGFHMVLMCKVPIDMPLLIELAKKVEVGLYSIDTFYYQRAPQAGLLMGFGAIETLDIDTALDRLRDIFQQIA
- a CDS encoding carboxymuconolactone decarboxylase family protein, which gives rise to MTSRLDYYSASPKAMKAMIAMEALTSNLSIEPALLHLIKIRASQLNGCAFCTDMHSVDARRLGETDRRLYSIVVWRDSGFFNPRERAALAWTEAVTLLSQSHVPDDVYAQAREQFSESEMVDLTIAVTTINSWNRLAVSFRQSPSA